Below is a window of Fulvitalea axinellae DNA.
TGTTCCCGTCACTGGGCTTTTGGAGACGGATGGTCGTTTAGCTCCTCCTACAGGGGATTTGGTAGTGGCTAACCTGGAGGCTGAGGACCCTGACGCCAGCGAAGAGATAGACAATTGGACTATATTGAGTGGGAATATTGTTGTTGGAGCTACGGAGATTTTTGAGATAGAATATACTGAAGGCGTCGCTCAGATTGTTGTAAAAGGAGCGAACCGAGGCTTGTTAGACTTGGAGGTGTTGGGGAGCCTTGCGGCTGTAACCTTGGAAGTCAAAGCGCACGCTGGGGGTGAATGGTCAGCTTCTGAATTCGTGCATCTGACATTTGATGATGTCAATGATAACCCCACTTCATGGTTAGTAATCACTGATACTGATTGGTCGGTTCAGGAAACGAACGGTGTAGTGGTGATTCCTAATCCATTTCCTTCAACGGACGTAGAGGATGACGACGTAGGTAAAGATCTCAGATGGAGAATTAATCCTGTAAACCCGCTTTTTACAATTAATCCTATCAGTGGAGATATTACTGTGGACTCGGATAATCTTGATTATGAGTCTGCGACAAAATCGTATGATTTGCCGGTCGAGGTATCGGATAGGGGAGATTGGGAAACGCCTGCACTTACGAGAAAACTCACCGTTAATGTTACCGATAAAAATGAGGCAAAACCTATTATTGCTTCCAAAACCTTTACGGTAAATGAAAAAGACGAAAGCTGGACTGAGACGCTTACGGCGACAGACAGTGATACGGAAACCTCTTTTGCCAATTGGACGATAGTCAGTGCGACTCCCAATGTGCACCCTTTTAAAATAACAACGGATGGCGGTAATGGTAAGTTAGAGATCATTCCCGCTCTAAAGGATATGCTTGATCAGGAAGGTGCTACGCCTCATTCTGAATATAAATTAAGAATTCAGGTCCAAGACACCGGTACGCCAGTGCAGACAAGTGAAGTTGTAGAGATTGTCATCAAAATTGAGGACGAGGATGAATTTAAACCTAATGTTAATTCGGACACCGAGACCGTCAATGAAGAGCCCTCAGTGGGGGACGTGATATACGCTTCAACTTTTGCTGATGGGGACAAGACGAAGATTGCGAGGAACTGGAAAATTGAGAATACGGATTCGGAAATCTTATCAACATTCGAAATCGATCCTAATAATGGCGAAATAAAGATTAAGGCAGAAACATCTCTCTTGGACCGGGATGACGAGGATTACGCTAACATTACGTTACAGGTTTCGGCTACTGACAGTGATGGAGTGAGGGGGAATATTGGAAATATTGAAATAATATTTTCGGACATAAATGATGAAACTCCCGAGATTGAGGATGTGACGTTTACGATTCCTGAATATGTAGAAGCGGGGGGAGGGAATTACCCTAATAATGTAAATGTACACGACCTTGACGTTGACGATGTTACCAAAAGGATAATAGCCAAAGATAAAGACGCGACACCTGTCACAAACTTTACGGATTGGACTATCGTTCCGAATGATGCTTTTAATATTGTAGCGGACGGTCCCTCACAGGCGATTTTGACAGTGAAGGATAGGAAATTGTTGGATGCGGAATCTAAAACGGAATTCGTTTTGACTGTGACGGCTAAAGAGGATGTCCCGGGCGGAGAGTCTTTTAGCGGAACGGTAAAAGTGGTATTGAATAATGAGAATGAGCTTCCTCCGGTTGTTGTAGACCAACTTTATACAATAAATGAAAACCAGGGGAGCTTCACCCAGCTTGTGGACGGTCATGGCGGTGATGTTGGTGAAGACAGAGATGATTTGTCGAACTGGGCAATATCCGGAGGGGATGACGAAGCGTTGGCAAAACAGATTTTTAATTTGGACGTCAACACTGGTGAGTTGACTTTTAAGCCAGGGTTCGAGGCTCTTATCGATCAGGATACGCCAGGGGCGCAAAATGAGATTAAGTTTGGTGTGACAGCGAATGATGGAACATTTCCTACGGATAATCCGGGCATTGTGACAATCAATATTACTGCGGTGGATGATAATGATCCTTATATTACTGCTGGCCAGACATTCAGTGTTTTCGAGGATAAAGGTGAAGATTTTAAAGTCGGTGATATTGATGGGGGGGATAAAGACCTTCCGGGGGAAGCTTTAACATGGTCTATTACGTCAGGTAATATTCTGAATGCGTTCAAGGTCAATGATAACGGGGAATTGTTTGTGGCAGGAGATGGCTTGCTAGACGCTGAGACTAAAAAACAATATATTCTTGATATTGAAATTTCGGACGGTACAGACCCTAAGACTGTTAAAAGTATAACTGTTGATATAACCGATGTCAATGAAGCGGATCCTAAAGTGAAACCTAATCAAAGCTTTACGGTGTCCGAAACTGATGGAGATTTGTCTATCTTAGGCTTGGTTGTATGGGAGGATGATGACCTGCCGTCTGGAGCCGAAAGAGCTACAGAATGGGTAATTGAAACTCCCGCTGATTCACCGTTTGAGATTATCTCGATTAACGGTGATACGCAAGGTCAGTTAAGGGTGAAAACGGGAGGCTCGGCTTTAATTGATTTTGAAGATAAAGAAAGCTACTCGTTGATGGTTAAGGTGAAAGATCGGGATAATTATAGCATCCCGGTTGAGGTAAAGGTTTCCGTCACTGACGTAAATGACGAATTGCCGGTAATAACTCCTAATACTTTTTTCATTGATGAAAACTCTCTAAACGGTTCGGAAGTGGCGCCGGCTGGGGATATTATAGTTACTGATGAAGATGCAGGAGACACTCCAAAAGATTGGACAATTGTTCCGGCGTCTGACCCTGACGGTGTTTTTGCGATTAATGATGTCGACGGTCAAATTACGGTGGCGAAGACTGAAAAGCTTGACTATGATACCACACCTGAGTTCAAAATTCAGATAACGGTTAGCGACCAGGCGGGTAATATAAGCTTGCCTGCCGAGATCACAATCAAGCTTAACGACCTGAATGAACATACTCCTGTAATTACTGCGGGCCAAAGAATTCCGGTTCCTGAAGACGCTGTAAATGATCAGGTATTTGGAGTGGTAGTGGCTACCGACGATGATGGCGGTGCGGTATTATCGGGGTGGAAAATCGTTGGTGGTGAGGCGGATAACTTCTTTACCCTTACTGACGACGGTGAGTTGAAAGTGAAGAATTCGCCCGCTTTCGATCGTGAATCAACTAAGTTTGAATATACTCTGGAAGTTGTGGTCTCAGATGGAGATAATCTTTCCGATGCGGAAACCGTAATCGTGGAAATCACAGACGTGAACGATGTTCCGCCTGTGATCACCGAAACCACTCCTGACATAATTCCCGAAAATGCGGGAGCCAACACACCGGTGATGGCCCTTGAGGCTACTGACGGCGACGTTACTCCTACTGCCTCTTTCTCTTGGATCATCTCGGGAAGTTCGGTTCCCGGAGCCTTTGACATTGACGAATCGGGTAGCGAGCCGGAACTGGTGGTCAAGGACAGTAACCTGCTTGACAGGGAAGCTACCGAAACCGTAACGGTATCGCTTATTGCCAATGATGGGATTCACGCTTCCGCCGAGAAAACTTTTACAATAACCCTAAGAGACGTAAACGATGAGAAACCTGTGGTAACCGCAGGCCAAATCTTCGGGATATTTGAAGGGGCGCTTAAGGATGAGGAAGTTAAGGCTGAAGACGGGATAACGGACCAATTGCTTATGGCTACGGACCCTGATGTTACGGATGCGTCCGCTGACTATTCTTGGACTATAGACACTACAAATCCGGGAGACGGTGACGCTTTGTTCGCTGTTGATGATACTGGAAAGATTACGGTAAAAGAAGGCGCTGATCTTGATTTCGAAACGCCTCCGAACAGTTATACACTTAATGTATTGGTGTATGACGGTGTAAACTTCAGCGCTCCGCAACCGATCACTATAAAAGTATTGGACGGTAACGAAACGCCTAGCTTTACTGCGGGAGGAGACAAAGCTTGGAATGAGGATGATGGTTTGAATTCCGGAGACGGCATGCTTGAAGTACAGTGGGCAACCGATATCTCTGACGGTGATTCAGGGACACAAGGGTTGACGTTTGTAGTTGACGCTGTGAACAAGGAGCTTTTTGACGTTCAGCCTGCGATTACCGCCGACGGCTTGTTGAGGTTCAAACTTAAGCCAAACGCTTTCGGAAAAACTGATGTGAGCGTTTATCTGAAAGATGACGGTGATCCGATTAGACAAACCGATCCCGTGACATTTGAGATTACGATTATCTCGCAAAACGATCCGCCGACTATAACCCCGATAGACGACATAACTATTTTGGCCGGTGAAGATCTTCCTTTGATTGACTTTACGATTGACGATACCGATCATGATCTTGACGACCTGACGATTACGGTTTCGCATGATGAACCGGGTAAAGTCCTTAGGCTGGATGATCAGGGCCGAGGAGGTATCATTCTTACGCAATCTGGCAACGACAGGACGATCGAATTTGACAGGAGAAAAGGATTTTTGGGGTCGTTTACGGTAACTATTACAGTGTCCGACGGAGTCGAGACAGTGGTGGAAACGTTTAAGGTGACCGTTAATTTCCAAGCGTTGTCGCTGGATATTCCGACGATGTTTACCCCGAACAACGACGGACTTAACGAGACTTGGAATATCGTAAACCTGGAGCTTTACGAAGGGAACAAGGTGAGTGTTTATACGCTGGAAGGCCATATGGTATTCGAACGTGAGAATTACGGCCAAGACTTTGAGTGGGACGGCACCGATAAGAACGGAAACGAGGTCAAAGACGGTATGTATATGTATGTGATCAAACTTTCCGACGGCCAAAGCTTTGACGGAATTTTACTTCTGGATAGATAATTTGTGTACGGATGAAAAATCCTAAGGAAGGAAAAATGAGAAAATCAGTGTTTCGAATATTTTGGCTGACCGGTTTCTTCGGTTTGGCGATTAATTTTGCTCACGGGCAGGTTCCCGTTCCTTTTAGCCAGTATTATCAAAATCCGCAGATTCTCAATCCGGCTTTTGCGGGCATTGAGGACTACTGGTCCGTAAACCTTGGCTATCGGCACACTCCGGTAAAAGGGCTGGCAGCAAAAACATATACGGCGGGCTTTAACGGCGTTTTTCCTTTGCCCGCCACCAGAGGGAACGATCCATTGCTGAACACAATCAAAGGCAGTGATAACGATGCGGTTGTAAATCGCCAAAGAGATATGGTTTATCGTGGTTTGCGTACTCGTCACGGAATAGGTGGCGTATTGTATAATCAGGAGGTGGACAGTTACAGTAATATTTTAGGCGAAGCCTCATACGCTATCCACGTTCCGTTAAGCTTTACCTCGATGTTGTCGCTTGGTTTGGGTTCGTTTTTCTTCAATAGTAAACTCGGTATAGATGATTGGGTGGTTCGCGATACTGAGGATGAGCTTTACAGGAGGTTAAAGGATGAAGGTGGCAAAATCAACGACATATATATTCAAGGTGGCGTTGTCTGGCATGCGCAGAAGTTTTATGTTGGTTACTCGTTTAGCCAAATGATCCAGTCCACTTCGTACAGTTTCAATGATGATGACCTTAGCCAAACAGGCAAACATTTGCTGACGGCCGGTTACAAGCACCGTTTTTCTCAAGATTGGATGTGGCTTTCGTCCGTATTTACTCATTATTCAAAAGAGAAAGACGTTACTTTCGCTGGCGCTACTCAATTGGATTATAAAGAGATGTTTAGAGTTGGCGCTCTTTACAGTCAAGATGAATTTGTAACGGGAATGCTTGGCTTTTCCGCAAAGAATAGGTTGCGTGTCGATTATTCGTATTCGCACCCTGTCGGAGGTAATTACTCGTTGGGAAGCAACAAAGGGAGTCACGAACTTTCCCTTTCCTTCTTCTTTTATAAGAAATCAGGTGTCGAACGATATTTTTGGTAAAACATGAAAGTAAGTACAGTAATGACCAAAAAGATAACCGTTTTGCTGGGGCTTATGCTCTCTGCGTTCTTTGTGAATGGGCAAGACCAGGAAGAAAAAATACTGGTGGCCGAGAAGATGATAGACGGTGTCAACTCCGCATGTGAGGAATTGCGTCCGATCCTGAGCGAAGATGGAACGACAATCTATTTTGTCCGAAACCTATGTGAGAACAGGGGTGGTTTTGGACAAAGTATTTGGATGTCCAAAAAATTGTCGAATGGCGAATGGAGTAGAGCAGTGTTGCCGGAGGTGATTAACACTAGGGCCAATAACGCTCCTGTTGGAATTAATTCGGAAACAGGTGCCCTCTACTTAATAGATGTTTACCCAAAAAGTAAACTAGGGTCAGGCAAAGGAATAACCGAAGCCAAGATGTCGGAAGAAGGGAAATGGGAAATCGGCGAGCGGGTTTTTTCTATAAAGCAGGACCTGAAAAGAAAGAAGATCTCAGGGTATGTCGATTATTTCGTAAGTGGTGACGGAAATGTGATGTTCTTGTCCATGAGCCCAAAGAAAGGCGAAGGGTCTGATTTGTTTATCACCCGGAGGGGAGAGGACGGAAAATGGTTGCCTTTGACATCTTTGGGGGAAAAAGTTAATACGGCGGGCAGTGAGTTCTCGCCATTCCTATCTAGAGACGGAAACACGCTCTTTTTCGCTACGGACGGGCGTGAAGGCCTTGGTGGCGTTGATTTGTATAAGACAGTCCGTCTAAGTGAAAACTGGGACGAGTGGTCAGAGCCCGAAAATCTTGGCGAACCGTATAATTCAAGCGGATTCGACGCCTATTATTTCGAAAATCCGCACGGACAGCTTTTTTCGAGTAATAGGGGGGCGAAACTTGCCGATATTTATGTGATTGAAAAGAAAGTGGCTCCGAAAGAGGATGAGTTGTTAGCCGATAAGAAATCGGAAAACGAAGAGCAAGAAGGCTTGGCTTTGGAAGACGACAATAAAGGTTCCGAGAAAGATAAAAAAGAAGACATCGAAATTAAGAAAGACGGAATCCGAATCTTTGGCGGTAACAAATTGGCTAACAGTGATGTGCCGGAACCAATTATGGTGTACTTCGGGTTCAATCACGCTTATCTGACACCTGAGGATATGAGTAAGTTGAAGAAAAAGCTTGAGAGTATAGAATCTCCGGAAAAATACACCGTGGCGATTACAGGCCATGCGGATTATTTAGGAACGGAGGAGTATAACCAAAGACTTTCGGAGAAAAGAGCGAAGACAATAAGCAAGCTGGCTTATGCGCTGAATTACAATATCGGGTCGGTAGTTGGGAAAGGCGAGGCCGAGCCCGCTATCAAAGGCACGGACGAGGCGGCAAGAAAGATGTGTCGTCGGGTTGAGATATTTTTTGAGAAAGGAAAGTCGCCTCAGTAAATTGAAAATGATTTTAGAGATTAAGCGAACCTCGGGCATTCTGTCCGGGGTTTGTTTTTTTTATAGGGTTGGTTACGCCTAGCCCGAGAGCATTTTCCTTTCATTGTTTTTGCGGGTGATTTAGGATCTGTAGGAGTTTTGTCATGCGGGAACTATTCTTTGTTATTTAAATTTTGAGTTGAAAAAGTCTTATTTGCTTTAGGTTGAAAGAGTTAAGGATAAAGCGTTTTTTGCGAAAGTGAGGTCGTTGATATTTTCGTACAAATTTCGAGTCTGTGATATCTTATCCGTATTTATAGCTTTGGCTTTCGAAATAGTGGCCGGAATTCTTGTTAAAACGTCATTTTAGTTGAAAATTGGTGAGTTGAGGAATACGAAAATAAAAACGAGTTTATAAAATTAAATTTGCGACAAATGTCAGATCAAACTTTTAAGTTGCCTGAGGCGGCTCGGGGTAAAACCGTGTTTGGCCACCCAGTGGGGCTTTTTGTGCTGTTCTTTACCGAGATGTGGGAACGCTTCAGTTTTTACGGGATGCGTGCCATTCTGATTCTATTTTTGGTTGATACGGTTTCGGACACTGGAATAGGAGGCGGACTTGGTATCGATAAGTCTACAGCTCAAATCATCTACGGTACTTACGGATTTATCGTTTATCTGATGTCGATTCCAGGAGGTATCTTGGCCGATAAATATTTGGGGCAGAAAAAATCTGTTTTGCTTGGCGGTGTTTTGCTCGTGATTGGACCTGCGTTGTTGACTGCACAAGGACTCTTTGGCGGTACGATGAAAGAGATTCTGTTTTTCCTTGGGCTGTTTGTGGTAACGTTAGGTGTTGGAGCTCTTAAGCCTAATATCTCCACAATGGTTGGCGGTCTTTACCATCCGAAAGATGGTAAACGTGATATGGCCTTTACCATTTTTTATATCGGTATTAACGTAGGTGCGTTTTTGGCCGGTATTGTGGTTGCCTCTGTGGCCAAAAAGCACGGTTGGCATTTCGGTTTCGGCATTGCCGGAGTGGGCATGTTCCTAGGGTTGATCGTTTATCTCTTGGGGCAGAAATACCTTAAAGGTGTAGGGGAATTTGAAGCTAAAGCGAAGTCAACTACCAAGACTGCTGTACAAGATGCGCCACTTACGGCTGTGGAGAAGGATAGAATGAAAGTTCTTTTGATTTCGTTCCTTATCGTTGTTGTTTTCTGGGGTGCCTTTGAACAGGCGGGTGGCTTGTTGAACCTGTATGCTGATGAGAAGGTTGACCGTATGGTTGACGCGTCTTCAATTATTGGTAAGCTATTGATTTTCTTTAATGGAGATGCCGTAGTCCCTGCGGGTTGGTTCCAGTCTGTGAACGCTTTCTATATCATGATTTTCGGTACCATCGTGGCCGGTTTTTGGGCTAAGTGGGCCAAGTGGGGAAAAGAGAACTCTTCGCTTTTCAAAATGGGTATTGGTACCATTATCATGGGCTTTGGCTTTATGTTTATGGTTTGGGCTGCGCAACAATACGCATCTGTTGGATATTCGTCAATGTCATGGTTGTTCGGCGCTTATTTCTTCCATACTATAGGTGAGCTTTGTCTCTCTCCAGTGGCTTTGTCTTTTATTACAAGGCTTTCTCCCGCTAAATACGGCTCGCGTATGATGGGTATCTATTTCGCTGTTACCGGTTTAGGTAATATGGTGGCCGGAGTAATGGGTTCTTTCTCAGAGAAGTTGGGAGAGGAGCAGCTCTTCCTCTTTATTACTGCGTTTGCGGTAGTGGCTGGTTTGCTTGTTCTTCTTTTCCTTAAAAAGCTCAAAAAACTTACTCATGGCGCTGAAGACAATAATCCGCCATCGGCAACGGAGCAATTGGAAGATGAGCTGGATATTCAGCAATAAATTATTTTAAAAATATAACAAGAAAAGGGTGTCGGGTACCGGCGCCCTTTTTTGTGTTTTGAAATCTGTGAATTATCCTGTTGTTAAGGTGGTTTTTGGTGTGTTTTGAAGTGTTAATCTGTATTTCCGGAAGAGAAAAAGTGTATTTTTAAGTGAATATTTGGAGTTCTATTGTGAATTTAGCTATTGATTCGTTACTTTGCGATCAAGAACACGGATAAGATAAACAACACTACTGACAAGTTGCGCTGAATGGAGATCGTTGAGAGCGATATAGAAACAGGGGAAAATGTGGTTTTTTCTTACGAGGGAGATCTCTCAGTAGACGGCCTTGACCATGCGGTAAAGGACTTTGAGGGGGAGCTTATGCGTCTTGATGAGAGCAAGCCTGTCCGGAAGCGGATTTTTTCTGTAGCGTTGGAGGTATTGCAAAACGTTTTTCATCACGGTGATCCCTTTGGCCGGAATTGTGCTCTCGAAGGAAGTCTTGTTTATTTTAAGGTAAGACGAGATGCGGGTCATTATTATCTGCTTGCTTCAAATCTATTAGCCGAGACAAAAGTTGAGTATCTCAGAAATAAGATCGATATTGTCAATGGTCTGAACAGGTCTCAACTGGAGAATGTGTACCGGTTAAGGCTCGGATTAGGAGGGATGAGAAGAAAAAAGGGCGCCGGTTTGGGGCTTCTTTTTATTAGGAGGAGATCTGAGCAGAAAATCGAATACTTCTTCAATAAGGTGGCGCCAGGTTGTGTGGCGTTTCAGATGCAAGTTAGGATAGAAAGAGAAGCCAATGAATGATTTTTACCTGAAGGCAACGGCAAAAACTCCCGAAGTGCGTTTTGAATCGGAGTCTGGAAATTTTCTTTTTGAGGGGAGGTCTATACTGGAGAACTCGGTTGATTTCTACAAGCCCTTAAACGAGTGGTTAGACTCATTTTTGGAAGTGCCGACTCCGAAAATTCATATGGACGTTAAGTTTGAGTATTTTAATACTAGTTCATCAAAGTGTCTGGTGGAAATTCTCAGAAAATTGGAGAAAGCCCATATGTCCGGGAAAA
It encodes the following:
- a CDS encoding OmpA family protein, translating into MKVSTVMTKKITVLLGLMLSAFFVNGQDQEEKILVAEKMIDGVNSACEELRPILSEDGTTIYFVRNLCENRGGFGQSIWMSKKLSNGEWSRAVLPEVINTRANNAPVGINSETGALYLIDVYPKSKLGSGKGITEAKMSEEGKWEIGERVFSIKQDLKRKKISGYVDYFVSGDGNVMFLSMSPKKGEGSDLFITRRGEDGKWLPLTSLGEKVNTAGSEFSPFLSRDGNTLFFATDGREGLGGVDLYKTVRLSENWDEWSEPENLGEPYNSSGFDAYYFENPHGQLFSSNRGAKLADIYVIEKKVAPKEDELLADKKSENEEQEGLALEDDNKGSEKDKKEDIEIKKDGIRIFGGNKLANSDVPEPIMVYFGFNHAYLTPEDMSKLKKKLESIESPEKYTVAITGHADYLGTEEYNQRLSEKRAKTISKLAYALNYNIGSVVGKGEAEPAIKGTDEAARKMCRRVEIFFEKGKSPQ
- a CDS encoding SiaB family protein kinase produces the protein MEIVESDIETGENVVFSYEGDLSVDGLDHAVKDFEGELMRLDESKPVRKRIFSVALEVLQNVFHHGDPFGRNCALEGSLVYFKVRRDAGHYYLLASNLLAETKVEYLRNKIDIVNGLNRSQLENVYRLRLGLGGMRRKKGAGLGLLFIRRRSEQKIEYFFNKVAPGCVAFQMQVRIEREANE
- a CDS encoding DUF1987 domain-containing protein translates to MNDFYLKATAKTPEVRFESESGNFLFEGRSILENSVDFYKPLNEWLDSFLEVPTPKIHMDVKFEYFNTSSSKCLVEILRKLEKAHMSGKTKVHVDWYYEEEDEDMLDSGEDFRQIVNFPVQLCMMDDNY
- a CDS encoding peptide MFS transporter, giving the protein MSDQTFKLPEAARGKTVFGHPVGLFVLFFTEMWERFSFYGMRAILILFLVDTVSDTGIGGGLGIDKSTAQIIYGTYGFIVYLMSIPGGILADKYLGQKKSVLLGGVLLVIGPALLTAQGLFGGTMKEILFFLGLFVVTLGVGALKPNISTMVGGLYHPKDGKRDMAFTIFYIGINVGAFLAGIVVASVAKKHGWHFGFGIAGVGMFLGLIVYLLGQKYLKGVGEFEAKAKSTTKTAVQDAPLTAVEKDRMKVLLISFLIVVVFWGAFEQAGGLLNLYADEKVDRMVDASSIIGKLLIFFNGDAVVPAGWFQSVNAFYIMIFGTIVAGFWAKWAKWGKENSSLFKMGIGTIIMGFGFMFMVWAAQQYASVGYSSMSWLFGAYFFHTIGELCLSPVALSFITRLSPAKYGSRMMGIYFAVTGLGNMVAGVMGSFSEKLGEEQLFLFITAFAVVAGLLVLLFLKKLKKLTHGAEDNNPPSATEQLEDELDIQQ
- a CDS encoding PorP/SprF family type IX secretion system membrane protein; amino-acid sequence: MKNPKEGKMRKSVFRIFWLTGFFGLAINFAHGQVPVPFSQYYQNPQILNPAFAGIEDYWSVNLGYRHTPVKGLAAKTYTAGFNGVFPLPATRGNDPLLNTIKGSDNDAVVNRQRDMVYRGLRTRHGIGGVLYNQEVDSYSNILGEASYAIHVPLSFTSMLSLGLGSFFFNSKLGIDDWVVRDTEDELYRRLKDEGGKINDIYIQGGVVWHAQKFYVGYSFSQMIQSTSYSFNDDDLSQTGKHLLTAGYKHRFSQDWMWLSSVFTHYSKEKDVTFAGATQLDYKEMFRVGALYSQDEFVTGMLGFSAKNRLRVDYSYSHPVGGNYSLGSNKGSHELSLSFFFYKKSGVERYFW
- a CDS encoding cadherin domain-containing protein, translating into MAVRQRILKGFGASFLLLLLFGPLRAYAQTPIHVDINATGAGDGTSWTNAFNNLGNVIRDAPAGSEIWVKVNPGTPFDPKDEGYPNGYFIDKELKIYGGFQGGENLVNQRNANDRSIIEGVEVNNHRAFRITLEASEAVVIENFEIKSFEGDFISPLFEPAKGVGFYVDLTDGELTIKQCDIRSNIGYSGIGGYFDLSGDSRLTISNCEFSGNDVVPGLSTGNIEGGGLAIKSRGTSSVRLSSNKFFNNTVWEGTQAVAVESAGGGVFLDVEGTVGGTTISNNRFYHNVAENGGGIKLKGGAPTIATIQFSGNIFEVPSGTPLGTANNEAKSDGGAADVEISGNASLYAIANKFVSNLSNGKGGACKIVFKDSGSGTALFQNNTFTDNTSGGDGGGLNLQFRNEDANISTQNNVSVSFLSNTFEGCESLNGNGGGAFLSLSDDFGLGVSLDGDEFNNNTAQLDGGGVYVKSEKDIDLSTDNDFVFKKLIFEGNTATATASNGGGGLFFGNTGDECTVLFMNSLLTGNTSKDGGGVFFDLAQGDEILKVLNSTIVENTGTSGASEFEINATSSELDIVNSIIYNTTSPVAYNLTGTGIVDFFSCAGNVGTLGVPTFVSSGDFHLSPNSVGINDGDASLSSELGSQDLEGDERVVGGTVDVGALETNIIDEVTMVSDNALKDMYAGPAHTVTITIKMNLGGATLDPGVVATINGASATVDTSNPAQLSVSRHMGHANDNDGVVAFEVENIKVGGKDFGDITEVTEGSAVIYDETPPTVQPGQILTILENSNVNENVGTVVANDNAGSGIFSYAKTLSSPNDFKFPSFLSGTLAVQEDTRLDRENFETLTLEVKVTDYVGNQSDPAEEVTVKIQDVNEYSPNFNLTEGTSVSVIENRVLGTKLFSIQDIGQGDDDPTPFSTVYEWSIENVEFEFESAVTPVTGTLPIGFDSNTSPTKVEITDVDFFNAEKVEHLRFDIVLKDNLTPVIAGLVTEKRIPVSVGVQDFNEYPATIDPVPVTLKEYNAAISVPADNNDNGSIIVDLRMNVKEEDRTNTPGNWSIEKIVGEWEGVAYPATANMDAFEISNLGEVKVLDESLLDMEHPTTPVDKFVIHVKATDLESNPAERGGVHDISAIVTVTLIDVPEHDPDITSAVPVTGLLETDGRLAPPTGDLVVANLEAEDPDASEEIDNWTILSGNIVVGATEIFEIEYTEGVAQIVVKGANRGLLDLEVLGSLAAVTLEVKAHAGGEWSASEFVHLTFDDVNDNPTSWLVITDTDWSVQETNGVVVIPNPFPSTDVEDDDVGKDLRWRINPVNPLFTINPISGDITVDSDNLDYESATKSYDLPVEVSDRGDWETPALTRKLTVNVTDKNEAKPIIASKTFTVNEKDESWTETLTATDSDTETSFANWTIVSATPNVHPFKITTDGGNGKLEIIPALKDMLDQEGATPHSEYKLRIQVQDTGTPVQTSEVVEIVIKIEDEDEFKPNVNSDTETVNEEPSVGDVIYASTFADGDKTKIARNWKIENTDSEILSTFEIDPNNGEIKIKAETSLLDRDDEDYANITLQVSATDSDGVRGNIGNIEIIFSDINDETPEIEDVTFTIPEYVEAGGGNYPNNVNVHDLDVDDVTKRIIAKDKDATPVTNFTDWTIVPNDAFNIVADGPSQAILTVKDRKLLDAESKTEFVLTVTAKEDVPGGESFSGTVKVVLNNENELPPVVVDQLYTINENQGSFTQLVDGHGGDVGEDRDDLSNWAISGGDDEALAKQIFNLDVNTGELTFKPGFEALIDQDTPGAQNEIKFGVTANDGTFPTDNPGIVTINITAVDDNDPYITAGQTFSVFEDKGEDFKVGDIDGGDKDLPGEALTWSITSGNILNAFKVNDNGELFVAGDGLLDAETKKQYILDIEISDGTDPKTVKSITVDITDVNEADPKVKPNQSFTVSETDGDLSILGLVVWEDDDLPSGAERATEWVIETPADSPFEIISINGDTQGQLRVKTGGSALIDFEDKESYSLMVKVKDRDNYSIPVEVKVSVTDVNDELPVITPNTFFIDENSLNGSEVAPAGDIIVTDEDAGDTPKDWTIVPASDPDGVFAINDVDGQITVAKTEKLDYDTTPEFKIQITVSDQAGNISLPAEITIKLNDLNEHTPVITAGQRIPVPEDAVNDQVFGVVVATDDDGGAVLSGWKIVGGEADNFFTLTDDGELKVKNSPAFDRESTKFEYTLEVVVSDGDNLSDAETVIVEITDVNDVPPVITETTPDIIPENAGANTPVMALEATDGDVTPTASFSWIISGSSVPGAFDIDESGSEPELVVKDSNLLDREATETVTVSLIANDGIHASAEKTFTITLRDVNDEKPVVTAGQIFGIFEGALKDEEVKAEDGITDQLLMATDPDVTDASADYSWTIDTTNPGDGDALFAVDDTGKITVKEGADLDFETPPNSYTLNVLVYDGVNFSAPQPITIKVLDGNETPSFTAGGDKAWNEDDGLNSGDGMLEVQWATDISDGDSGTQGLTFVVDAVNKELFDVQPAITADGLLRFKLKPNAFGKTDVSVYLKDDGDPIRQTDPVTFEITIISQNDPPTITPIDDITILAGEDLPLIDFTIDDTDHDLDDLTITVSHDEPGKVLRLDDQGRGGIILTQSGNDRTIEFDRRKGFLGSFTVTITVSDGVETVVETFKVTVNFQALSLDIPTMFTPNNDGLNETWNIVNLELYEGNKVSVYTLEGHMVFERENYGQDFEWDGTDKNGNEVKDGMYMYVIKLSDGQSFDGILLLDR